A genomic region of Aquipuribacter hungaricus contains the following coding sequences:
- a CDS encoding nuclease-related domain-containing protein encodes MSTAGHGARQQQAAARRSVEEAERKLAAARAREHAWSAGAAGEEQVADTLAGLAQLGWVVLHDVAWPGRARANLDHVLIGPGGVLVVDTKNWSGTVTVDTDRGLRSNGYRKTKEIEAVQTARQALLTLVPALPPEVVAGLICLAAQDQEPVLLDGVVVVGRGQLLQHVLQRSAVLGAQAVMETAMTLGTALRRQPQDRIPAQAGPGRAPRNTAKPRAGSTRPRKRPARSARAGVLKLAAFGVVLGALVLFPDEVWRAYMSVVTAVVTPVADDLTQDLLGNVVPTTAPAP; translated from the coding sequence ATGAGCACAGCAGGGCACGGCGCACGCCAGCAGCAGGCAGCCGCTCGACGCAGCGTCGAGGAGGCCGAGCGGAAGCTCGCCGCCGCCAGGGCCCGCGAGCACGCCTGGTCCGCCGGCGCCGCCGGCGAGGAGCAGGTCGCCGACACCCTCGCCGGCCTCGCTCAGCTGGGGTGGGTCGTCCTGCACGACGTGGCCTGGCCCGGACGGGCCCGCGCCAACCTCGACCACGTCCTCATCGGACCCGGCGGCGTCCTCGTCGTGGACACCAAGAACTGGTCAGGCACCGTCACCGTCGACACCGACCGGGGCCTGCGCAGCAACGGCTACCGCAAGACCAAGGAGATCGAGGCGGTCCAGACCGCCCGGCAGGCGCTGCTTACCCTGGTCCCCGCCCTGCCCCCCGAGGTCGTCGCCGGCCTGATCTGCCTCGCCGCCCAGGACCAGGAACCCGTCCTCCTGGACGGCGTCGTGGTGGTCGGGCGCGGGCAGCTGCTGCAGCACGTACTCCAGCGGTCGGCCGTGCTGGGCGCCCAGGCCGTGATGGAGACCGCCATGACGCTCGGGACCGCCCTGCGACGGCAGCCCCAGGACCGCATTCCCGCCCAGGCGGGCCCCGGCCGGGCGCCCCGGAACACCGCGAAGCCCCGCGCCGGCTCGACACGCCCACGCAAGCGTCCAGCCCGTAGCGCCCGCGCCGGCGTCCTCAAGCTCGCGGCCTTCGGTGTCGTCCTCGGTGCACTCGTGCTCTTCCCCGACGAGGTGTGGCGGGCGTACATGTCGGTGGTCACCGCCGTCGTCACGCCCGTCGCCGACGACCTCACCCAGGACCTCCTCGGGAACGTGGTTCCCACGACAGCCCCGGCCCCCTGA
- a CDS encoding DUF2268 domain-containing putative Zn-dependent protease (predicted Zn-dependent protease with a strongly conserved HExxH motif) produces the protein MRLLEVPAGGPRQAAWADRYEAAHRDVFDVYYDGRGDPSLRSEAADTVEALVGGIQEREGRAAGLVRSTAAAMHERGLLDRPWLPTVLMVGGGTANGWVAPYAGEPALFLALENFPPSPYDAVLVAHEAAHVAHARASGITWPASVGEMAFIEGLAVAVSRELCPGLTASAYFWFDGDHDAWVQDCERRAGAIEAVAVAALETRDPAVLGRLFEGAAQPVSVPSRAGYWFGDRAVRRALESRSLTDLFRLDCLPV, from the coding sequence ATGCGCCTGCTCGAGGTGCCAGCAGGTGGCCCGCGCCAGGCGGCGTGGGCCGACCGGTACGAGGCCGCCCATCGCGATGTCTTCGACGTCTACTACGACGGCCGGGGCGATCCCAGCCTGCGGAGTGAGGCCGCCGACACTGTCGAAGCCCTTGTCGGGGGCATCCAGGAGCGGGAGGGACGGGCAGCCGGCCTGGTGCGGTCCACCGCCGCGGCGATGCACGAGCGCGGCTTGTTGGACCGGCCGTGGCTGCCGACGGTGCTGATGGTGGGTGGCGGTACCGCCAACGGCTGGGTCGCCCCGTACGCGGGGGAGCCGGCCCTGTTTTTGGCGTTGGAGAACTTCCCGCCGTCGCCCTATGACGCTGTCCTGGTCGCGCACGAGGCGGCTCACGTCGCGCACGCCCGTGCGTCGGGCATCACCTGGCCGGCTTCCGTGGGGGAGATGGCGTTCATCGAGGGCCTGGCGGTCGCGGTGTCACGAGAGCTGTGCCCTGGCCTCACCGCGTCCGCGTACTTCTGGTTCGACGGTGACCACGACGCGTGGGTGCAGGACTGCGAACGACGAGCAGGGGCCATCGAGGCTGTCGCGGTGGCCGCGTTGGAGACGCGGGACCCAGCCGTCCTGGGCCGGCTGTTCGAGGGGGCCGCCCAGCCGGTCTCGGTACCGTCGCGCGCCGGGTACTGGTTCGGGGACCGAGCAGTGCGACGGGCCCTGGAAAGCAGGAGTCTGACCGACCTCTTCCGCCTGGACTGTCTTCCGGTCTAG